Part of the Kineococcus aurantiacus genome, GGGCACGGCGGCGGCCAGGAACCCCACCCACACGCGCCCCTCCTCGCGCTCGTCCTCCGTCAGGGACAGGGCGGCGTGCAGCACGGCGCGCAGGGTCTCCCACGGGTCCTGGCCCGACCCCTCCGCAGCGTCCTCCAGGGCGTCGGCGCGCTGCCCGGTCCGGCGGTGCAGGAGCTCGCGGGCGTGCCGCAGCAGGGTCCGCTTGTCGGCGAAGGCGTGCAGCACGAGACCGGTGGTGCAGCCGGCGCGCTCGGCGACGGCGCGCAGCGTCAGGCCCGGCAGCCCGTCGCGGGCCAGCACGGCCCACACCGCGGCCGAGAGCTGCTCGCGCTGGGCCTCCACGTCGCGCGTCCTGGGCATCCGAACCCCCTTTCCGTGACGGATGTTACCGTAACGTCCGTGATGGAAAAGAGCTTCACCGTGGCGCGCGTGCCCTGGGACGACCCCGACGGCGACCGGCTGCGCGCCGCCCAGCGCGCCGAGCTCGACGCCCGCTACGGCACCGACGACCACGAACCCGGCACCCCGCCCAGCGCGGCCGACGTCCCCGTGTTCCTCCTGGCCCGCGACGGCACCGGCCGGGCCGTCGCCTGCGGCGGGCTGCGCCCCCTCGACGCCACGACGGCCGAGGTCAAGCGCATGTACGTCGAGCCCGCCCGGCGCGGCAGCGGCGTCGCCACCCTCGTCCTGCGCGCCGTCGAGGCCGAGGCGCGGGCGCTGGGCGTCCGGCGGCTGCTGCTGGAGACCGGCACCCTGCAGCCCGAGGCCCTGCGGTTCTACCTGCGCGAGGGCTACGAGCGCATCGAGAACTTCGGCCCCTACGCCGGGCAGGAACTGTCGATCTGCTGCGCCCGCGACCTCTGAGAAGATGGAGGGGCCATGCAGTGCTCCTACTTCGACGCCCACGCGTGCCGGTCGTGCACCCTGATCGAGGTCCCCTACCCCGACCAGGTGCGCAGCAAGGAGGACCGCTGCGCCGAACTGCTCTCGGACCACCCCGGCCTGGAGTGGCTGCCCACCGTCCGCAGCCCCGAGAGCGGCTACCGGAACAAGGCCAAGATGGTCGTCGGGGGCACCGCCGCCGCCCCCACCCTCGGGATCCTCGACGCCTGCGGGCGCGGGGTTGACCTGCGCGGGTGCGCCGTGATCGCCCCCGGCGTCCGCGACGTCCTGCCCGCCCTCGCCTGGTTCGTCACGCGCGCCGGGATCCCCCCGTACGACGTCCCGCGCCGCCGCGGTGAGCTCAAGCACGTCCTCGTCACCGAGTCCCCGACCGGTGAGCTGATGGTGCGGTTCGTCCTGCGCTCGCGGGGACCGCTGGACCGGCTGCGCGAGCACCTGCCCGCCCTGCTCGCCCGCGCGCCCCGCATCGCCGTCGTCACGGCCAACCTGCTGCCCGAGCACAAGGCCGTCGTCGAGGGTGACGTCGACGTCCCCCTCACCGAGCGGACCACCCTCGCGATGCCCCTGGGCGGCCTCACCCTGGACCTGCGCCCGCAGAGCTTCTTCCAGACGAACTCCCACGTCGCCGGGCAGCTCTACGCCCAGGTCGCCCGGTGGGTCGACGAGGTCGCCCCGGCCAGCGTGTGGGACCTGTACTGCGGCGTCGGGGGTTTCGCCCTCCACTGCGCCGCCCCCGGCCGCCGCGTCACCGGGATCGAGGTCAGCGCCGAAGCCGTCGAGAGCGCACGTCACGCCGCCCGCGACCTGCCCGACGTGCGGTTCGAGGCCGGCGACGCGACCCGCTTCGCGCGCGAGTCCACCGAGGTGCCCGAACTCGTCGTGGTGAACCCGCCGCGGCGGGGCATCGGCCCCGAACTGGCCGGCTGGCTGGAGGACAGCGGCGTCCGGCACGTCGTCTACTCCAGCTGCAACCCCGACACCCTCGCGCAGGACCTGCGGGCCATGCCGTCGCTGCGGGCCGTGCGGGGACGGGTGCTGGACATGTTCCCGCAGACCAACCACGTGGAGGTCGCGGTCCTGCTCACCCGGGGCGGCTGAGGGCCCCGGCCTAACGCAGCCGGTCGGGTTCGTTGCGCTTCTCCTGGAGGAAGACGAGGAAGTCGTCGGTGGCGAGGTGGCGGGTGAACGTCCCGTGGCGGCCGTTGTACCGGGTCTCCTCGACCTGCGGGTACGTCGCGCCGCGCAGCCGGGTCAGCCGTTCCCCGACCAGGGGCACCGGCTCGTCGCCCCACGCGAGGTCGAGGAGCTGCTCGCGCTGCGCCGGCCGCAGGCAGGACCACCAGTGCTCCCAGTCGTGCCCGCCCCACAGGTCGTCGGGATGGCCCTCGAAGATGCTGACGCCCACGGGTCCAGGATGCGGGTGCCGGGTCCGCGGCGGGCAGCGGCACCCCCGGACGGCGCAGGGGCCGCCGGTCCCCGGTCACGGCCGTGGTCACGGCCGTGGTCACGGAGCCCGCGGGACCCACTTCCCGACCCAGTCGACCTCCAGGGTCGGCAGGGTCGCCGGGACGGGGGTGCCGCGCTTGCGGTGCGTCTGGACGCCCAGCCACAGCGGCTCCGACGGGAAGACGAGCGCGGAGTCGTCCACGCCGTTCGCGCGGACGCCGTCCCACTCGACCGACTGGCCCGCGACCTCGACGCGCACGAGGCGCGGTCCGAGGGTGAGCCACACGGTCTGCCAGGTGGTGAAGTCGGCCCGCAGGACACCGAGGCGGCGCTGCTGGTGCTGCCGGGCCGGCGGCAGGCGCGGGTCGCGCCAGTGGATCGTCGCGGCGACCGACTGCCGGTCGCCGCCGCCGTCCTCGACGACGTCGATCTCCGGCGGCCAGCCGCCCCCCTTGCGGTACAGCAGGACGACGTGACCGACGGAACCGTCGTCGGCGTCGACGCGGTACCGGAACCCCCACGTGCCGTAGGGCCGGCGCAGGGCGGGGACGGCGTCCAGCGCCCGCGCGCTCGACGTCCCGGCGGACTCCACGACGCCGTCGGGGCCGATCGTCGTCTCGAACCGCAGGGAACCGGTGCCCGAGGGGTCGGCGACGAGGTTCGCGCGGTTCCACCGCGCGGTGCCGGCCAGCCCCTTCGGGTCGCCGTGGTAGGCCGACCACCAGTCGGTGTTCCGGCCGGACCGGAAGTCGTCCAGCCACACCTGCTCGTAGCCGGCCCCGGGGCCGTCCCCGGGGCCGTGCCCGCGGTCGTCGTCCGTCACGGCGGGAGCCTGTCAGGCCGCCGGCCCCGCCGCGACCGGGTCCTCAGGCCACGGGTTCCTCGTCCAGCCAGCTCTGCAGGACCCGGCACAGCGGCTGCAGCTCCCGGTCCAGCTCGGGCAGCAGCGCGGCCGTCGGGTTCTCCACGTCCAGCCAGCGCCGCAGCATCGCCACGTACGCCCCGTGCACCCCGCCGGCGATGCCCTGCGGCGCCACGTCACCGGTCGCGAACCCGTGCCGGCGGGCGACGAAGGACGCCACGTGCTCGGACCAGGCGATCCACTGCTCCGACTCCTCCGAGCGCAGCTCGGTGGACCCCTCCAGGACCCTGAACCGTTGCATCCACAGGCCCTCGGGGTCGATGACCCGCTCCAGCGCCCCGATGATGCAGCCTCGCACCAGGTCCAGCGTCGCGCCCTCGGCGCCCACGGCGGCTTCGAGCAGCTCGGCGAAGCCGGCCGTGAACTCGTCGAAGCGCCACCAGATGATGGAGCCCTTGGAGGGGAAGTACCGGAAGAAGCTCGTCTTGCTCACCCCGGCCGCCGCGGTGATCTCGGCGAGGGTCGTGTCCTCGAAACCCTTGCGCAGGAACAAGTCGATCGCGACGGTCTCGATCTCTTCGCGGGAGGAGGCGGGCGGCCTCCCACGTCGGGGGGCGGGGGTCTCCACCGGCTGCTCGGTCACGCCTGACAGCGTGCCACAAGCGTGCCCCCCGGCAGGGGGCCGCCACCGTTCCGGTCCTACGGCCGGCGCGCGGCGGTGCCGGTGGTGGTGGGGTGGAGCAACCGTCCGGCGAGGCCGTGCACGTCGACGCACGGCAGCAGGGGCCCGGTCGCCGAACCGGTCCGCACCAGCGGCGCGCGTTCCTCCGCGGCGGCCTCGCCGAGGTCCTCGCGCCAGACGGGGCGCTCGATGTCGGACAGACCCTCGACCACGAACCCGAGCCGGCGCGGCTCGGCGTCGGGGTCGGGCGCGGGGGGCCGCACGAGCAGGACGACCCCGCGGCGGGGGTCCTCCAGCCGGCCCCGGCCGAGGTGCTCGGCCAGGTCCACCAGCGGGACGACGTCGTGCTCGGTGACGAGGGCGCCCAGGTCCGAGCGGCCCCCGACCCAGGGCACCGGGTCGGGGGGGAAGGGGACCACGCCGTCGACCTGGGCCAGCGGCGTCGTCAGGGTGCCGCGGGCGCTGAAGACCACGACGGGGTCGTGCAGCGGGACGTCGGCGCCGCCACCCGTCGTCGCCGCCCGCACGGACGTGTTGAGCGAGGTCAGCGCGCTGATCTCCGGGTCGGCCAGCACGGCCGCCACGTCGAGCACGAGCGTGTGCCCGTGCGGCAGGCGCGCCACCGCGCGCACGGCGCCGCCGGCCCGGCCGGAACCGGGCGCGGGGGAGGACCAGGCCCTCGGGGAGACCCGCACGATGTCGAGGGCCTCGTCGAACGCGAGCGCCAGCAGCCCGTGCTCGGAGCGCACCAGCAGGACCTGCCACGCCCGGGACGGGTCCGCCGGCGGGAGACCGAGGACCACCAGGGGGTCGACCACGGGCAACCGGACGTCGCCGTGGTCGGTGACGCCCAGGCACAGCGCCGAGGACAGCGGTGAGGGGCGCGGGGTGAGGGCGGGCAGCGTCGTCTGGACGTCGGCCACGTCGACGGCCAGCAGCAGCGGCACACCGGAGGCCGGTGTGCACCGGACGACGAGGTGGGCGGGGTCCTGCGTCGAACCGGTGTCGCCGCCGTCGGCCGCGAACACCGTGCCGCCGAGCTCGCCGGCCGTCGTGGCCAGGACCCCGGGGTGGCCCAGGACGGCGGCGGGGTCGAGCAGGCTGCCGATCTCACCGGTGCCCGGCCGCGCGAACGTGGCCGTGAACAACCGCGACCCGGGGTCCGCGACCGGTTGCAGCGCGGCGGTGTCGAGGTCGACGACGTCGTGGACGCCGTCGACGAGCAGCCCCAGCGCCCGTCCCTCGTGGACGAGCACGACGACACCCATCGGCGCGCCGGGGCCGTCACCGGACGGGCGGCCGCAGAGGGCGCCGAGGTCGAGGACCGGCAGCACGGAGTCGCGCAGCAGCAGCGCCCCGACCAGCCCGGGTGCGTCCGTGGGCAGCGCGTCGAAGCGCTCGGGGAGCGGGACGACCTCGCGCAGGACGTCCACGGGCAGGGCGACCAGGGCGTCCTGCACCCGCAGCAGCCCCACCCGGGTGGAGCCGCGGGTCACGGTTCCCCGCTGGTCCGGGCGGCGAGGTCGCCGATGAGGGCGCGGACCACGGCGGAGGTGTCCTGCTGCAGCTGCGTCGCGCCGGCGATGGTGGAGATCGACTCCGAGGTCTGGGCGACGCTGGCGACGATGTTCTCGAAGGCGTCCTGCGCGGACCGGGACACCTCGGCGCCCTCGGCGACGCGCGCCTCGGACTCGGCGATCAGCTCGGCGATCTGCCCGGCGGCCGTGGAGGAGCGCTCGGCCAGTTTCCGCACCTCACCCGCCACGACGGAGAAGCCGACACCGTGCTCACCGGCGCGGGCGGCCTCGATGGAGGCGTTGAAGGCCAGCAGGTTCGTCTGGGCCGCGATCTCGGTGATGACGCGCACGATCTCGGCGATGGAGCCCGAGGAGCGCCGGATCAGCTCGATGGCGGCCATCGAGCTCTTCAGCGCCTCGAAGCCCGACAGCGCGTTGGTGTGCGTCTGGTTCGCCAGGTCCCGGGCCTGCACCGCGCTCGTCGCGATCTCGTCGATCGAGTGCGACAGCTCGGCGACCGTCTCGTTCATCTCACCGCTCTTGCAGGTGATGAGCTGTTCGAGCTGCGCCTGCGCGGTGACGTCGTAGGCGTACTTGACCACCTTGAACGGGTTGCCGCGCAGGTCGAAGATCGGGTTGTAGGTCGCCTGGATCCACACGTCGCGGTCGTACTTGCCGACCCGGTGGAAGCGCCCGGCGATGAAGTCGCCCTTGCGCAGCCGCAGCCAGAAGTCCCGGTACTCGGCGGAGACGCGGTACTCCGGGGAGCAGAACAGGCTGTGGTGCTGGCCCTGCAGCTCCTTGAGGGAGTAGCCCATCGTCCGCAGGAAGTTGTCGTTCGCCACGAGGATGTTGCCCTCGAGGTCGAACTCGATGACGGCCTGCGCGCGGTCGACGGCCTGGACCCGGCTGGCGTACTCGGCGTTCTGGACGGTGCCGCCGGTGACGTCCACGGCGTACTTGACGACCTTCAGCGGCCGGCCCTCGGGGTCGAGGATCGGGTTGTAGGTGGCCTGGATGAAGATGTCCCGGCCGTCCTTGGTGATGCGCCGGTAGGTGCCCTCGTCGAAGTTCCCCTTGGCGAGCTTCTCCCAGAACCGCTGGTACTCCGGCGTCGCCGCGTCCACCGGGTCCACGAAGAGGCGGTGGTGCTGGCCCTGCACCTCGCTCAGCGAGTAGCCCATCACCTCGAGGAAGTTCTCGTTGGCGTTCAGGACGTGGCCCTCGAGGTCGAACTCGATGACGGCCTGCGACCGGTCGATGGCCGCGACGCGCCCTTCCAGCTCCACGCCGCGGCGCGCCGCGTCGGTCACGTCGTAGGCGTACTTGACGACCTTGACGACCTTGCCGTCGACCCCGAACACCGGGTTGTAGGTGGCGCGGATCCGGACCTCCTGGCCGAGCGCGCCGTAGCGGGTGAACTCACCCGCCTCGGTGCTGCCCGAGCGCAGCCGGCGCCAGAACGCGACGTAGTCGCTGCTCGCGGCGTAGGCCGCGTCGCAGAACATGCGGTGGTGCTGGCCGACGACGTCGTCGGACTCGTAGCCGAGCAGCTCCAGGAGGTTGTCGTTCGCGCGCAGCACGGTGCCGTCGGGGGAGAACTCCACGACGGCCTGCACGCGCTCGACGGCGCGGTTCTTGCTGCGCAGGTCGTACAGCTCGGCGCGGGCCGCGGTGACGTCGGCGGCCAGGACGAGGGTGGCGGTGGTGCCGTCGACGCGGCGGGAGGAGCAACGGGCCCAGCGCTCGGCCTCGGCGGCGCCGACCAGCACCTCCAGCGGCTGGGCGCGGTCACCGAGCAGCTCGGCGACGTCACCGTCACCGGGGGCCGTGAACAGGTCGGACAGCGTGCGCCCGCTCAGTCCCTCCAGGGTCGTGCCGCACAGCTCGGCCGCGCGCGGGTCGGCGTGCAGGACCGCGCCGGTCGCGGAGTCGACCACGAAGATCGCCTCGCGCTCGGCGACGAGCGAGGTCAGCGTCTCCTGGAGCGCGGTGGTGCCGAGGTCGACGGCGCGGACGGCCGGGCGAGCGGTCATGCTGGTGGATCGGGTGCTCGGGGGGTCGACTTGAGGCGCCCGTGATGGCATAGCCTCCAGGGGTGGTGGTGACTGGTGGACAACGCACGACGTACGTCGTCGTCGACGGCGAGAACCTCGACGCGACGCTGGGCGCGTCGATCCTCGACGGCCGCCCCGGCCCCGAGCAGCGACCGCGCTGGGAACGGCTGCTGAAGTTCGCCCGCGACACGTTCCAGCAGCAGGCCAAGGGCCTGTTCTTCCTCAACGCCTCCAGCGGTCACCTGCCGATGTCGTTCGTCTCGGCGCTGCTGGCCATCGGCTACCAGCCCATCCCGCTCGCGGGGGGCCCGGGGGAGAAGGTCGTCGACATCGGCATCCAGCGCACGCTGGACGCCCTCGTCGACCGCGACGGCGACGTCCTCCTCGGCTCCCACGACGTCGACTTCCTGCCCCAGGTGGAGCGACTGCTCACGGGGGACCGCCTCGTCGGCATGGTCGGTTTCCGCGAGTTCATGAACTCGCAGTACGCGCCGCTGGCCGAGCGCGGGCTGAAGGTCTTCGACCTCGAGGACGACGTCCGCGCGTTCAACGTCGTGCTGCCCCGCGTCCGCATCATCCCGCTGGCCGACTTCGACCCGACCCGCTACCTCTGACCGTCCCGATCGTGTCCGCCTCCCCGGCGGTCTTGTCCTCCCGGTAGCGCACCACGCGCGCGAACCGCAGGGCCACGCCGCCGGGGTAGCGCGGCGAGCGCTGCACCCCGTCGAAGGCCACCTCGACGACCTGCTCGGGGCGGACGGTCACGACGTGGCCGTCGTCGGCGACCTGCAGCTCCCGGAACCGCCGCGTCTGCCACTCCAGCACCTCGTCGGTCATGCCCTTGAACGTCTTGCCCAGCATGACGAAGCCCCCGCCGTCGGGGTCGCGGGCCCCGAGGTGGACGTTCGACAGCCACCCGCTGCGCCGGCCCGACCCGCGCTCCACCGCGAGCACCACCAGGTCCAGCGTGTGGACCGGTTTCACCTTCACCCACGCCCCACCCCGGCGGCCCGCCGCGTACGGCGAGGCCAGGTCCTTCACGACGACCCCCTCGTGGCCCCCGGCCACGGCGTCCTCGGCGAAGGCCGTGGCGCGCGCCGGGTCGGCGGTGACCAGGCGCGGGACGCGGTGGCGCTCGGGCACCAGGGCGTCCAGCACCTCCAGGCGCTCGCGCAGCGCGGTGTCCAGCAGGTCCGTCCCGTCGGCGTGCAGGACGTCGAAGAAGAACGGGGCCACGGCCGCGCCCGTGGCCTGCGCGGTCCGGGACGCGGTGTCCTGGAACGGCTGCGGCCGGCCCGCCGCGTCCAGGACGAGCGCCTCGCCGTCGAGCACGAGGTCCCCGCCGGGCAGCTGCGCGACGACCTGCACCACCTCGGGCAGCCGCGCCGTGACGTCCTCCAGGGTGCGGGTGGCGATGCGCACCTCCCCGCCGCGCCGGTGCACCTGGACGCGGACGCCGTCGAGCTTGGTGTCCACCGCGACCGGGCCCGCGAACCCCGCGACGGCCTCGGCGACGGTCGTCGCGCTCGCGGCGAGCATGGGCAGCACGGGCCGCCCCACCCGCAGCCCGAACCCGGCCAGCTCCGCCGCGCCGCCGCGCAGCGCGGCGACGACGGCCTCGACCGTGGAGCCGGCCAGCATCGCCGCCCGCCGCACGTCCTCGGCGGGGACGCCGGCGACCCGGGCCGCGGCGTCCTGCACGAGGGCGTCCAGCGCGCCCTGGCGCAGCTCACCGGTGACCACGCCCCGCAGCCACCGCTGCTCCTGCGCCGTGGCGGCCGCGAACAGGTCCCCCACGGCGGCCTCGCGCCGGCCGCGCGACCCCGCGCCCGCCAGGGCGGCGATCGCCTCGAACCGCGCGTCGACGTCGAGGACCGTCAGCGACGGGGTGGTGGCCGGGACGGGGAGCTCCGTCAGCGAGCGCCACCCCAGCCCCGTGCGGCGCTGCCGCAGCCCGCCGGCGAGGTGGGCGGCGACGACCGCGGTCAGCTCGGTGTCGGCGGGGTCCAGGCGGCCCAGCAGGGCGGCCAGGGCGGCGACCTTGGCGGTCCGGGCGCGGGTGGCGGCCACGGCGGCGGAGGTGGCGACGACGTCGGCGAGCAGCACGCCGCCATCGTGCCGCCCACCCACCCCGGCCGCACCGGCACGAGTCCCGCGGCCCCCGGGAGGGGGCCCCGGGACCTGCTGACAGCGCCGGGGCCGGTGTGTGATCGTGGGCCCGTGCGGTGGAGCCGGTGCGAGAGGGCCCTCCCGGCGCCGGTGCACCGGCGGTGGGGCGGCAGCTCCGGGGTCACCCCGGGGGCAGCACGACACGTTCGGCACCACGCCGCAGGATCGACCGTGCGCTGCGCGCACTGCGGATCCCGCACCGCGGGACAGGTCGCCCGGCCCCACCGCACGCGTGGCTGAACCCGACGCGGTCGCCGCGGCGCTCGCGGCGGCGTTCCTCGACGGCCCGTGGACGGCGGACGCCCTGACGGCCCGCGCCCGCGAGGCCGTGGGGGTGCCGCGGGCGCGGTGGGTCGCGCGGCTGGCGGGGGAGGTGACCGGGCGGTTCGGCACCCCGCCGCTGGACGCCCCGCGCGAGCTGCGCGCCGCCGTCGCCGGTTCGCCCGCCTACGCCGGGGCCCGCGACGCGGCGCGCCGGGCGGGCCGGCCGCTGCGGGTGGCGCACCTGGCGACGGGCACGACCCGGATGGGGCGCAACCGGTTCTCGGTCCCGCCGCTGGACACCGTCGACGACCTGGCCGCGTTCTGCGGCCTCGACCCCGCGCAGCTGGACTGGTTCGCCGACGTCCACCGCTTCCAGGTCCGCGCGGGCGGTTCGGCGCTGCACCACTACCGGGCCCGCTGGGTCGCCAAGCGCGGTGCGCCGCGGCTGCTGGAGGCGCCCAAGCCGCGGTTGAAGGCCGTGCAGCGCAAGGTGCTGCACGAGGTCCTCGACCGCTTCCCCGTGCACGACGCCGCGCACGGTTTCGTGCCCGGGCGCTCCCCGGTGACCGGGGCCTGGGACCACGTGCTGGCCCGGACCGTCGTGCGGTTCGACCTGGAGGGTTTCTTCGCCTCCGTGCCGGCGGCGCGCGTCCACGGGACGTTCCGGTCCACGGGGTACCCCGAACCCGTCGCGCACCTGCTGACCGGGCTCGTGACGCACGTGACCCCGCTGCGGGACCTGCGGGCGATGCCCGACGGAGGTTCCGCGGAGGCCCGGCACCGGTTGCGGCGCAACCTGTCCCACGCCCACCTGCCGCAGGGTGCCCCGACCTCGCCGGCGCTGGCGAACCTGTGCGCGCGGGGCCTGGACGCCCGCCTCGACGGGCTGGCGCGGGTCCTGGGCGCGACGTTCACCCGCTACGCCGACGACCTGACGTTCTCCTCCACGACGGGCCTGGACCCGGTGCGCCTGCACCGCGCGGTCCGCGCGGTCGTCGCCGACGAGGGGTTCACGCTGAACCCGGCGAAGACGCGGGTGCGGGGTGCCGGTTCCCGCCAGGTCGTGACGGGGCTGGTCGTCAACGAGCGCCCGAACGTCCCCCGCGAGGAGTTCGACCGGCTCAAGGCCGTCCTGCACAACTGCGTGCGGCACGGGCCCACGAGCCAGGACCGGGAGGGCCACCGGGACTTCCGGGCGCACCTGCTGGCCCGGGTGGCGCGCGTGGAGTCGGTCAACCCCGCGAAGGGGAGGCGGCTGCGGAGGAGCTTCGAGCAGATCGCGTGGTGAGCCCGCCCCGGCGCAGCATCCAGCGCTCGAAGACGACCGTCCCGAACGGCGGGACCCCCGCGGCCAGGCCCGCCAGGACGTTCCCCGGGCTCCAGCGCAGGGCGAGGCCGGCCCAGACCGTCGAGACCAGGTAGACGACGAAACCGATGCCGTGGACCATGCCCACGACGGGGACGCCGCCCTCGTGGGGGGCGTGCACGACCCACTTCAGGAACATGGCGATGAGCAGCGCGGTCCACGAGATCGCCTCGAACGTCGCGATGACTCGGAACCAGCGGGCGGCGAGCGGCCCGGACGTCATGGGGGTCTCCTCCTGGTGGTCTGCACCCCGAGTCTGACGCGCCGCGGGGACGCCGGGTGCCACCGGGGGTGTGGGATCCCTCACGCCCGGCTCAGCGCGTGAGCGCCTCGTCGTGCCGGGTGTCGTCCCCGGCGTGCCCCACCCGCCGCAGGTACCCGGGGACGTCCGCGGCGCCCATGGGCGTCCCGAACCAGTGCCCCTGCGCGCGGTGCACCCCCAGGGCCCGCAGCGGCGCGACCTGCTCGGCGCGCTCGACGCCCTCGGCGAGGATCCCCACGTCCATGGCCCGGCACAGGGCCGCGATCCCGTCGAGCAGCGAGCTGTCGCCGCCGGTGGCCAGCGCCGTGAGGGACCGGTCGAGCTTCACGGTCGAGACGGGGAACCGGCGCATGTACGACAGGGACGTGTAGCCGATGCCGAAGTCGTCGAGGTCGAGGCGGAAACCGGCGGCGACGACCTCGCGCAGCGACGCCGCGATGCGGGGGTCGTCGGGCAGTTCCTCGTGCTCGGTGATCTCCAGGTGGATGCGCCCGGGGCGGATCCCGTGCCGGGCGGCGAGGTCGCTGATCCACCGGCTCATGCCGTGCCGGTGCAGGCTCCCGACGCCGAGGTTCACCGCCAGGTGCAGCCCGCCCAGGCCCAGGGAGTCCCAGTGCGCCAGGTCGGCCACGGCGCGGGAGGCGACGTGCTCGTCGAGCCGGGCGCCCAGGCCGGCGGCCTCGACCTGGGGCAGGAACTCGTCCGGCGTGACCAGCCCGGCGCGGGGGTGGTGCCAGCGGACGAGGGCCTCGACGCCGACGACCCGCGGGTGGTCGCCGTCCTGCGGCCCGTCGAGCGCCACGATCGGCTGGTGCAGGACGACCAGCTCGCCCACGTCCTCGGGGCGGCCGTCCTGCAGCAGCAGGTGGCGCAGCTCCTGCTGCATCACCAGGGCGCCGAGGACCTTCTCGCGCAGCTGCGGCCGGTAGACCTGGGCGCGGCCCTTGCCGGCCTGCTTGGCGGCGTACATGGCGATGTCGGCGTCCACGAGGGCCTCGTCGAAGGCGACGCCGTCGCGCAGCGGGGCGATGCCGATGCTGGCGCTGACCTGGTACGGCAGGCCGCTGAACTCGAACGGGGTGTCCAGCGCCGTCAGCAGCAGGTCCGCGGGGCCCTCCTCGTCGTGCGGGGGCGTCCACACCACGACGATGAACTCGTCGCCGCCGGTGCGCGAGACCACCCCGTGGGTCCCGACGGCGCCCCGCAGCCGGGTGGCCACCTCCACGAGCAGGGCGTCGCCCACGGCGTGACCGCGGGTGTCGTTGATCTGCTTGAAGTCGTCGAGGTCGACCAGGCACAGGTGCAGGTCCTCACCGCGCAGCCGCTGCCGCAGCGCGTGGGCGGCGCCGGGCAGGCCGCGGCGGTTGACGAGGTCGGTCAGCGGGTCGCGGTCGGCGCTGCGCTCGGCGCGGCGCACGGCCAGGGCGGCCAGCGCCACCCCCGCGCAGGCCAGGACGTAGCCGCTGGGGGCCACGACGGCGACGGCGACGTCGGGCAGGACGCCCAGCACGCCCAGCAGCCACAGGACGGGCACGGCGCAGAAGACGGGCAGGACGCTGAGCAGCCGCTGCCCCTCCCCGCGCAGGTTCCCGCCGGCGTAGGGGCTGCCGAAGTGCCGCATGCTCGGGTGGGCCGCGGCGGCGGCCAGCGCGACGACGGCCAGGCACTGCCCGCCCTGCAGCAGGGCCCGGCCGCCGGTCAGCAGGTCGGCGCGGGCGGTGACCAGCGCGGAGACGGCCAGCAGCCCCCCGCCGGCCAGCAGCACCAGGGCGGTGGCCGGGGCCATGCCGTGCCGGGTGGCGAAGATCCGCAGCAGCACGATGACCAGGACGATGTCGGCGCCCGTCCCCACCGCGACGGCCGGGTCCTCGACGAGCCCGGCGGTGCGCAGCATCCCCAGCGCCTGCACGACGAGGAGGGCGCCCGCGCCCACCGTCAGCAGCACGTCCGGCCAC contains:
- a CDS encoding chemotaxis protein CheW is translated as MTRGSTRVGLLRVQDALVALPVDVLREVVPLPERFDALPTDAPGLVGALLLRDSVLPVLDLGALCGRPSGDGPGAPMGVVVLVHEGRALGLLVDGVHDVVDLDTAALQPVADPGSRLFTATFARPGTGEIGSLLDPAAVLGHPGVLATTAGELGGTVFAADGGDTGSTQDPAHLVVRCTPASGVPLLLAVDVADVQTTLPALTPRPSPLSSALCLGVTDHGDVRLPVVDPLVVLGLPPADPSRAWQVLLVRSEHGLLALAFDEALDIVRVSPRAWSSPAPGSGRAGGAVRAVARLPHGHTLVLDVAAVLADPEISALTSLNTSVRAATTGGGADVPLHDPVVVFSARGTLTTPLAQVDGVVPFPPDPVPWVGGRSDLGALVTEHDVVPLVDLAEHLGRGRLEDPRRGVVLLVRPPAPDPDAEPRRLGFVVEGLSDIERPVWREDLGEAAAEERAPLVRTGSATGPLLPCVDVHGLAGRLLHPTTTGTAARRP
- the rlmC gene encoding 23S rRNA (uracil(747)-C(5))-methyltransferase RlmC, with product MQCSYFDAHACRSCTLIEVPYPDQVRSKEDRCAELLSDHPGLEWLPTVRSPESGYRNKAKMVVGGTAAAPTLGILDACGRGVDLRGCAVIAPGVRDVLPALAWFVTRAGIPPYDVPRRRGELKHVLVTESPTGELMVRFVLRSRGPLDRLREHLPALLARAPRIAVVTANLLPEHKAVVEGDVDVPLTERTTLAMPLGGLTLDLRPQSFFQTNSHVAGQLYAQVARWVDEVAPASVWDLYCGVGGFALHCAAPGRRVTGIEVSAEAVESARHAARDLPDVRFEAGDATRFARESTEVPELVVVNPPRRGIGPELAGWLEDSGVRHVVYSSCNPDTLAQDLRAMPSLRAVRGRVLDMFPQTNHVEVAVLLTRGG
- a CDS encoding TetR family transcriptional regulator, giving the protein MTEQPVETPAPRRGRPPASSREEIETVAIDLFLRKGFEDTTLAEITAAAGVSKTSFFRYFPSKGSIIWWRFDEFTAGFAELLEAAVGAEGATLDLVRGCIIGALERVIDPEGLWMQRFRVLEGSTELRSEESEQWIAWSEHVASFVARRHGFATGDVAPQGIAGGVHGAYVAMLRRWLDVENPTAALLPELDRELQPLCRVLQSWLDEEPVA
- a CDS encoding TetR/AcrR family transcriptional regulator, producing MPRTRDVEAQREQLSAAVWAVLARDGLPGLTLRAVAERAGCTTGLVLHAFADKRTLLRHARELLHRRTGQRADALEDAAEGSGQDPWETLRAVLHAALSLTEDEREEGRVWVGFLAAAVPDPELRAVHVAHHRAFLDRLERLVGRCLPRSSAAGRTQLAVTLAAQVEGLNALAAADPEVYTAGRQRAAVDRLLDGLR
- a CDS encoding PAS domain S-box protein, yielding MTARPAVRAVDLGTTALQETLTSLVAEREAIFVVDSATGAVLHADPRAAELCGTTLEGLSGRTLSDLFTAPGDGDVAELLGDRAQPLEVLVGAAEAERWARCSSRRVDGTTATLVLAADVTAARAELYDLRSKNRAVERVQAVVEFSPDGTVLRANDNLLELLGYESDDVVGQHHRMFCDAAYAASSDYVAFWRRLRSGSTEAGEFTRYGALGQEVRIRATYNPVFGVDGKVVKVVKYAYDVTDAARRGVELEGRVAAIDRSQAVIEFDLEGHVLNANENFLEVMGYSLSEVQGQHHRLFVDPVDAATPEYQRFWEKLAKGNFDEGTYRRITKDGRDIFIQATYNPILDPEGRPLKVVKYAVDVTGGTVQNAEYASRVQAVDRAQAVIEFDLEGNILVANDNFLRTMGYSLKELQGQHHSLFCSPEYRVSAEYRDFWLRLRKGDFIAGRFHRVGKYDRDVWIQATYNPIFDLRGNPFKVVKYAYDVTAQAQLEQLITCKSGEMNETVAELSHSIDEIATSAVQARDLANQTHTNALSGFEALKSSMAAIELIRRSSGSIAEIVRVITEIAAQTNLLAFNASIEAARAGEHGVGFSVVAGEVRKLAERSSTAAGQIAELIAESEARVAEGAEVSRSAQDAFENIVASVAQTSESISTIAGATQLQQDTSAVVRALIGDLAARTSGEP
- a CDS encoding GNAT family N-acetyltransferase gives rise to the protein MEKSFTVARVPWDDPDGDRLRAAQRAELDARYGTDDHEPGTPPSAADVPVFLLARDGTGRAVACGGLRPLDATTAEVKRMYVEPARRGSGVATLVLRAVEAEARALGVRRLLLETGTLQPEALRFYLREGYERIENFGPYAGQELSICCARDL
- a CDS encoding nuclease, which produces MTGGQRTTYVVVDGENLDATLGASILDGRPGPEQRPRWERLLKFARDTFQQQAKGLFFLNASSGHLPMSFVSALLAIGYQPIPLAGGPGEKVVDIGIQRTLDALVDRDGDVLLGSHDVDFLPQVERLLTGDRLVGMVGFREFMNSQYAPLAERGLKVFDLEDDVRAFNVVLPRVRIIPLADFDPTRYL